The Gordonia sp. KTR9 genome contains a region encoding:
- a CDS encoding acetyl-CoA C-acetyltransferase has product MAPLTMDAGSDVVICSPLRTPVGRMGGALASVPVTRLATDLLRVLAERTGLGEGDVDDVILGQGYANGESPALGRIAALDAGLGVGVPGMQVDRRCGSGLQAILTGAAAVATGGARLVVAGGAESMSTVEHYALGLRSGIKQGGVELRDRLDRGRLTAGGESHPVPGGMIETAENLRARYGISRTEQDALAARSHERAIAAHDSGHFTDELVPVTIPGRRGRPDTVVDRDEHPRADATAESLAALRPIRVGIDPDSTVTAGNASGQNDGAAMCVVTTRAEAERRGLEPLLALRSWAVTGCEPATMGIGPVGATAAALERAGLALDEIDLIELNEAFAAQVLACLAEWKIDPTDERLNPNGSGISLGHPIGATGARILATAAYEARRRDSRYVLETMCIGGGQGLAAIFEAIR; this is encoded by the coding sequence ATGGCTCCTCTCACCATGGACGCGGGTTCCGATGTCGTCATCTGTTCGCCGCTGCGTACCCCGGTCGGGCGCATGGGTGGTGCGCTGGCATCGGTTCCCGTCACCCGGCTGGCGACCGACCTGCTTCGCGTACTCGCGGAACGCACCGGGCTCGGCGAGGGCGATGTCGATGACGTGATCCTCGGGCAGGGTTACGCCAACGGAGAGTCACCGGCGCTCGGCCGGATCGCGGCCCTGGATGCCGGCCTCGGTGTCGGAGTACCCGGAATGCAGGTCGATCGTCGCTGTGGTTCCGGCCTGCAGGCGATCCTGACCGGCGCGGCAGCCGTGGCGACCGGGGGTGCCCGCCTCGTCGTCGCCGGCGGTGCCGAGTCGATGTCGACCGTCGAGCACTATGCGCTCGGCCTCCGGTCGGGGATCAAACAGGGCGGCGTCGAACTCCGCGACCGTCTCGATCGCGGGCGTCTGACGGCCGGCGGCGAGTCGCACCCGGTTCCGGGCGGGATGATCGAGACCGCCGAGAACCTGCGTGCGAGATACGGCATCTCGCGGACCGAGCAGGACGCACTGGCGGCCCGTTCGCACGAACGGGCGATCGCGGCTCACGACAGCGGACATTTCACCGACGAACTGGTACCGGTCACCATCCCCGGACGGCGGGGCCGGCCGGACACCGTCGTCGATCGCGACGAGCACCCGCGGGCCGACGCGACCGCAGAATCACTCGCCGCCCTGCGTCCGATCCGAGTCGGCATCGACCCCGACTCGACGGTCACGGCCGGCAACGCCTCCGGCCAGAACGACGGCGCGGCCATGTGCGTGGTCACCACGCGCGCAGAGGCAGAGCGCCGCGGGCTCGAACCCCTTCTGGCGCTGCGCTCCTGGGCGGTCACCGGGTGTGAGCCCGCGACGATGGGCATCGGTCCGGTCGGGGCCACCGCCGCCGCACTCGAACGCGCCGGCCTCGCGCTCGACGAGATCGACCTCATCGAACTCAACGAGGCATTCGCCGCCCAGGTGCTCGCCTGCCTCGCCGAGTGGAAGATCGACCCGACCGACGAACGGCTCAACCCCAACGGATCCGGCATCTCCCTCGGTCATCCCATCGGTGCCACCGGTGCGCGCATCCTCGCCACCGCGGCCTACGAAGCCCGCCGCCGCGACTCCCGGTACGTCCTGGAGACGATGTGCATCGGTGGCGGACAGGGTCTCGCGGCGATCTTCGAGGCGATCCGATGA